A genomic region of Salinibacter pepae contains the following coding sequences:
- a CDS encoding TonB family protein, which produces MSRSDWIGVATTVILHGGLALLFASLTASRPRPAQLGYVEVEFGEFSPGQPVEATEPVENTTTPEPREEAPEPEAEPDETAEEPASEPVNLPEEEQSEESVPPTEEETTVPEAEAQPETEQQADQQEPSEEPGDESGDPGSGSQEEAAAPYDIEGLDRDPERAPLPQYAEKVNARIRVRITVNPDGRIVRRVPLLKGNPELEAAVMDALQQWRFNALPPGAPQETQTGTITFTFRLE; this is translated from the coding sequence ATGTCCCGTAGCGATTGGATCGGGGTCGCCACCACCGTTATCCTCCACGGGGGGCTCGCCCTTCTCTTCGCCTCCCTGACGGCGTCGCGCCCCCGCCCGGCCCAGCTCGGCTACGTGGAGGTGGAATTCGGCGAGTTCTCGCCCGGGCAGCCGGTGGAGGCCACCGAGCCGGTGGAGAACACGACGACGCCGGAGCCGCGGGAGGAGGCGCCCGAGCCGGAGGCCGAGCCCGACGAGACGGCGGAGGAGCCCGCGTCGGAGCCGGTCAACCTTCCGGAGGAGGAGCAGAGCGAGGAGTCCGTGCCGCCGACCGAGGAGGAGACGACCGTGCCGGAGGCCGAGGCCCAGCCCGAGACGGAACAGCAGGCCGACCAGCAGGAGCCGAGTGAGGAGCCCGGTGACGAATCGGGCGATCCGGGGTCGGGCTCCCAGGAAGAGGCCGCTGCGCCCTACGACATTGAGGGGCTGGACCGGGATCCCGAGCGGGCGCCCCTTCCGCAGTACGCCGAGAAGGTGAACGCCCGCATCCGGGTTCGGATTACCGTCAACCCGGACGGGCGCATCGTGCGGCGCGTGCCCCTCCTCAAGGGCAATCCCGAACTGGAGGCCGCCGTCATGGACGCCCTGCAACAGTGGCGCTTCAACGCACTGCCGCCGGGGGCGCCCCAGGAAACCCAGACCGGCACGATCACCTTCACCTTCCGACTGGAATAG
- a CDS encoding metallophosphoesterase family protein → MTIAHISDLHFGRIADAGVVEALLDEINAAGIDLVAVSGDLTQRARPAEYRAARDLLDALAPPTLVVAGNHDVYPWWRPLKRLRTPLERYKQFITDDLAPTFEAQDVSVLGLTSAYGPSIKGGRIGPADRSAMRTFFSGTGDDRFKVLVVHHQLHPTAIGPISPHPVARQAEQTLAVAGEVGIDLILCGHLHISAIQPLEIIPGTPRIVVASAGTATSNRWREPTGPINFYNVVSVGPEAFSVEERRYVPDEGRFVRDGVTRFDHAG, encoded by the coding sequence ATGACCATTGCTCACATCTCCGACCTCCACTTCGGGCGCATTGCGGACGCCGGAGTGGTGGAGGCGCTTCTGGACGAGATCAACGCGGCGGGCATCGACCTCGTCGCGGTGAGCGGCGACCTCACACAGCGGGCCCGTCCGGCGGAGTACAGGGCGGCCCGAGACCTGCTCGACGCGCTGGCCCCGCCCACCCTCGTCGTGGCGGGCAACCACGACGTCTACCCGTGGTGGCGCCCCCTAAAGCGACTCCGGACGCCCCTGGAGCGCTACAAGCAGTTCATTACGGACGACCTCGCCCCGACCTTCGAGGCCCAGGACGTATCGGTCCTCGGCCTCACGTCCGCGTACGGGCCGTCGATCAAAGGGGGGCGCATCGGCCCGGCCGACCGGAGTGCCATGCGCACGTTCTTCTCGGGGACAGGGGACGACCGCTTCAAGGTGCTCGTGGTGCACCACCAGCTCCACCCCACGGCCATCGGGCCCATCAGCCCACACCCCGTGGCCCGGCAGGCCGAGCAGACCCTCGCGGTGGCGGGCGAGGTGGGCATCGACCTCATTCTCTGCGGGCACCTCCACATCTCCGCAATCCAGCCCCTCGAAATCATCCCGGGCACCCCGCGCATCGTCGTTGCCAGCGCGGGCACGGCAACGAGCAATCGCTGGCGCGAACCGACGGGCCCGATCAACTTCTACAACGTCGTCTCCGTGGGGCCGGAGGCCTTCTCCGTGGAGGAACGGCGGTACGTGCCCGACGAGGGCCGCTTCGTCCGCGACGGCGTGACGCGCTTCGACCACGCCGGCTGA
- a CDS encoding pyruvate dehydrogenase complex dihydrolipoamide acetyltransferase produces the protein MAIPIEMPKLSDTMEEGVLSAWLVDEGEEVSAGDVLAQVETDKATMDLEAFDEGVLLKQVIGEGDAVPIGELIAVIGEAGEDISDLVDDAGGDGAATAEPEADPDADAEPDADAEDASAEPEVEPEPAPEPSGDGQLSERTPEPVPAGTDAEGRRIKASPLARRIAQEHGVELAQVEGSGPEERIVRRDVETHVEKQEAAPESTPKPEPTTEPEPTPEPEPAPQPEPSVPEAPSYAMPDEEAAYESEGITQMRETIARRLAESKYSAPHYYLTVDIDVERAIEVREDLNELAEEQGRAKISFNDFITKACALSLHDHPYVNAAYRPDEGEIHKHNRVHIGIAVAIDEGLITPVIRDADRKGLSELARETRALAERARDRDLEPEEFEGATFTTSNLGMFGIEEFTAIINPPNSAILAIGEIRDTPVVEDGEVVPGTRMKVTLSCDHRVVDGAKGAHFLDTVKSYLEEPMNLLL, from the coding sequence ATGGCGATTCCAATCGAAATGCCCAAGCTGAGCGACACCATGGAGGAGGGGGTGCTTTCCGCCTGGCTCGTGGACGAGGGCGAGGAGGTGTCGGCGGGCGACGTGCTCGCGCAGGTGGAGACCGACAAGGCCACGATGGACCTGGAGGCCTTTGACGAGGGGGTGCTGCTCAAACAAGTGATTGGGGAGGGCGACGCCGTGCCCATCGGGGAGCTGATCGCCGTGATTGGGGAGGCCGGAGAGGACATCTCCGACCTCGTGGATGACGCCGGCGGGGACGGGGCCGCAACCGCGGAGCCCGAGGCCGACCCGGACGCCGACGCCGAGCCGGACGCCGACGCCGAGGACGCATCGGCCGAGCCGGAGGTGGAGCCCGAGCCCGCGCCGGAGCCGAGTGGGGACGGGCAGTTGTCCGAACGGACGCCGGAGCCGGTGCCCGCCGGGACCGACGCGGAGGGGCGCCGCATCAAGGCGTCTCCCCTGGCCCGCCGCATTGCGCAGGAGCACGGCGTGGAACTGGCGCAGGTTGAGGGATCGGGGCCCGAGGAGCGCATCGTGCGTCGGGACGTGGAAACCCATGTCGAGAAGCAGGAGGCCGCGCCCGAATCGACGCCCAAACCGGAGCCGACAACCGAACCGGAGCCGACGCCCGAACCGGAGCCGGCGCCCCAGCCCGAGCCGTCCGTCCCCGAGGCGCCGTCCTACGCGATGCCGGACGAGGAGGCCGCGTACGAGTCCGAAGGCATTACGCAGATGCGGGAGACCATCGCCCGGCGCCTTGCGGAGAGCAAGTACTCGGCCCCGCACTATTACCTGACGGTCGACATCGACGTGGAGCGCGCGATCGAGGTGCGCGAGGACCTCAACGAGCTGGCGGAGGAGCAGGGCCGCGCGAAAATCTCCTTCAACGACTTCATCACCAAGGCGTGTGCCCTCTCGCTGCACGACCACCCGTACGTCAACGCCGCCTACCGTCCCGACGAGGGCGAAATCCACAAGCACAACCGCGTGCACATCGGCATTGCCGTCGCCATCGACGAGGGGCTGATCACCCCTGTCATTCGTGACGCGGACCGGAAGGGGCTCTCGGAGCTCGCCCGCGAGACGCGGGCCCTGGCCGAGCGGGCGCGGGACCGCGACCTGGAGCCGGAGGAGTTTGAAGGGGCGACCTTCACCACGAGCAACCTCGGCATGTTCGGCATCGAGGAGTTTACGGCCATCATCAACCCGCCCAACTCGGCCATCCTGGCGATCGGCGAAATCCGCGACACCCCCGTCGTGGAGGACGGCGAGGTGGTGCCGGGCACGCGCATGAAGGTGACCCTCTCCTGCGACCACCGCGTCGTGGATGGGGCCAAGGGGGCTCACTTCCTCGACACCGTGAAGTCGTACCTGGAGGAGCCGATGAACCTGTTGCTGTAG